The Arachis hypogaea cultivar Tifrunner chromosome 19, arahy.Tifrunner.gnm2.J5K5, whole genome shotgun sequence genome has a window encoding:
- the LOC112779274 gene encoding probable glutathione S-transferase has protein sequence MEDIKVLGFWSSPYVHRVIWALKLKGISYEYIEVERHGKSQLLLQSNPVYNKVPVLIHGGKSIAESMVILQYIEDTWPHNPLLPQDPYERALARFWIKFGEDSTASITDLFMRPSKDEEEGAIAIEKAKETLKVMEEKGLGDKKFFGGNNIGMVDIAYGLLCHWLEGLEEITGLKLIDPSQFPRLHAWTQNFKQVPLIKENLPDYEKLLVHLQWRRQQYM, from the exons ATGGAAGACATCAAGGTGCTAGGGTTCTGGTCAAGCCCTTATGTCCACCGAGTGATATGGGCTCTGAAGCTGAAGGGCATCAGCTACGAGTACATAGAAGTGGAGAGGCATGGCAAAAGTCAACTATTGCTCCAATCCAATCCTGTTTACAATAAGGTCCCTGTTCTTATTCATGGAGGCAAATCCATTGCAGAATCCATGGTCATTCTTCAATATATTGAAGATACCTGGCCTCACAATCCCTTGCTTCCTCAAGATCCCTATGAGAGAGCCTTAGccagattttggatcaaatttggaGAAGATTCG ACAGCTTCTATTACTGATCTGTTTATGAGACCCTCAAAGGATGAAGAAGAGGGGGCAATTGCAATTGAGAAAGCAAAAGAAACTCTGAAGGTAATGGAAGAGAAAGGACTAGGAGACAAGAAGttctttggaggcaacaacattGGAATGGTGGACATAGCTTATGGATTGCTTTGTCATTGGTTAGAAGGGTTGGAGGAAATTACAGGGTTGAAACTAATTGATCCAAGCCAATTCCCTCGGTTGCATGCATGGACtcaaaatttcaagcaagttcCTCTGATTAAGGAAAACCTTCCTGATTATGAAAAACTCTTGGTCCATCTTCAATGGCGTAGACAGCAATATATGTAA